A region from the Lates calcarifer isolate ASB-BC8 linkage group LG2, TLL_Latcal_v3, whole genome shotgun sequence genome encodes:
- the LOC108897666 gene encoding high choriolytic enzyme 1-like, whose amino-acid sequence MTLSASLLLLLLLGLSQAHPLQEEGVEEDTVDITTRILTSNNATNEILLEGDLLAPRTRNAMMCWSQSCLWKKASNGYVMIPFTMSNEFTGWEKQKIDNAMKSFHSSTCIRFVPRQNEYDYISIENRGGCFSALGREGGRQVLSLNRQGCLYHGIIQHEINHALGFQHEQTRSDRDYYVKINWENIDPQMAYNFYRQSTNNLNTPYDYSSIMHYGRTAFSIQYGMETITPIPDPNVQIGQRQGMSYWDIRRINTLYGC is encoded by the coding sequence ATGACTCTCTCtgccagcctgctgctgctgctcctgctcggCCTCTCTCAGGCTCATCCTCTCCAGGAGGAAGGAGTCGAAGAAGACACCGTCGACATCACCACAAGGATTCTTACTTCCAACAATGCCACCAATGAGATCCTGCTGGAAGGAGATCTGCTAGCTCCCAGAACCAGAAACGCCATGATGTGCTGGTCCCAGAGCTGCCTGTGGAAAAAAGCCTCTAATGGATATGTGATGATCCCCTTCACCATGAGCAATGAGTTCACCGGCTGGGAGAAGCAGAAGATCGACAATGCCATGAAGTCCTTCCACAGCAGTACCTGCATCCGCTTCGTCCCCCGTCAGAACGAGTACGACTACATCAGCATCGAGAACAGAGGCggatgtttctctgctctgggcagagagggaggcagacaggTGCTGTCTCTCAACAGACAGGGCTGCCTCTACCACGGCATCATCCAGCACGAGATCAACCACGCTCTGGGCTTCCAGCACGAGCAGACCAGGAGTGACCGCGACTACTACGTCAAGATCAACTGGGAGAACATCGACCCACAGATGGCCTACAACTTCTACAGGCAGTCTACCAACAACCTCAACACTCCCTACGACTACTCCTCCATCATGCACTATGGAAGAACAGCCTTCTCCATCCAGTACGGAATGGAAACCATCACCCCCATCCCAGATCCCAACGTCCAGATCGGCCAGAGGCAGGGCATGTCCTACTGGGACATCAGGAGGATCAACACACTCTACGGCTGCTAA